The sequence TCTTTTCCATTGCGAGAGGCAACGGGCGCGCGCTGCGTGGCGGACGCTTGGCGCCGTCACGTACGGCGCGTACATCGATTTTCAGCTCGTCAATCGTGCGGCTCAGAGTGTTACGGTGCATCCCCAGTTCGCGGGCCGCTTTGCACTGATTCCCATGGTTCTCTTCCAGGACGGTAACGATAAAGCGCTTCTTGAATTCGCGCACTGCTTCAGAATAAAGAATGCCGCCCTTGTACATCGCCATAACTAAGGCTTCGAGCTGATCTTTCACAATGAACTCTCTTTCCCGGATCCTGCTATCTTCCGCCAGATGCTGATCGTTTGTCCTCCGGCTCGGTCGAGCTTCCGGCCGGTTTTGATGCTTCTACTTTGTTCTTGCCGTTCCTTAAAACTTCAATTCCTTCGCTGACCTTGTTTCTCACTTCTCCCGGAGCCAGCCACGAGGCCGCTCTCCCGGCCACCAGAAAGTACGGAGCCAGTTGCGAATTGCCCAGCCAGAGCGCCTTCGGCGCAAATGCCGCTGTGGCCATCACGACAACCGTGACGATCAACAATCCGCGGACTAACCCAAATGCGGCGCCAAGTACGCGATCCACTACCCGCAGGCCAACCTTCTGCATGATCCAGCTTGCGATGCGA is a genomic window of Terriglobales bacterium containing:
- a CDS encoding helix-turn-helix domain-containing protein; this encodes MKDQLEALVMAMYKGGILYSEAVREFKKRFIVTVLEENHGNQCKAARELGMHRNTLSRTIDELKIDVRAVRDGAKRPPRSARPLPLAMEKKAAR
- a CDS encoding CvpA family protein, whose protein sequence is MSIGDWVIVAALVFSVVGAAAQGFFLEAFSLAGVIVGFLLAAWEYSVVAGWLTFINPPYAANIVAFFLIFFAVAIFAGGIGRIASWIMQKVGLRVVDRVLGAAFGLVRGLLIVTVVVMATAAFAPKALWLGNSQLAPYFLVAGRAASWLAPGEVRNKVSEGIEVLRNGKNKVEASKPAGSSTEPEDKRSASGGR